A genomic region of Acidobacteriota bacterium contains the following coding sequences:
- the dprA gene encoding DNA-processing protein DprA — protein sequence MIFERTEIISVALQILFSTNSSILRKLKEREITPEEIFSMDQRELSEIGMKESNQELILTGKIFKIAEEELYNAEKIGARVISYDDENFPPLLREIQDPPRCLYIKGDSDLLKIPSIAIVGTRNFSPYGKNVAERISSDLAERGLVVVSGLARGIDSIAHKAAIGKGKTIGVLGCGIDIVYPKENKSLMVELEKKGVVISEFPLGTPPFSQNFPVRNRTISGISYGVVVIEASIRSGSLITAGYALDQGREVMAVPGNITSELSRGTNFLIKSGAKLVETWEDVVEELPHRIREQFLIKKEKIEIELTQDESKIFEILKSDEATPIDEISVKTGIPVFILHSHLLNLELKGAIIQNPGKTFQKKLL from the coding sequence ATGATTTTTGAAAGAACTGAGATAATTTCTGTTGCTTTGCAGATATTATTTTCTACCAATTCATCAATTTTAAGAAAATTGAAAGAAAGAGAAATTACCCCTGAAGAAATATTCAGTATGGACCAAAGAGAATTAAGTGAAATTGGTATGAAGGAATCAAATCAAGAGCTTATTTTAACAGGAAAGATTTTTAAAATTGCTGAAGAAGAGCTTTATAATGCAGAAAAAATAGGTGCAAGAGTTATTTCATATGATGATGAAAATTTCCCTCCTCTTTTAAGGGAAATCCAGGACCCTCCAAGATGTCTATACATTAAAGGCGATTCGGATTTATTAAAGATACCTTCAATAGCCATAGTCGGAACGAGAAATTTTTCTCCATATGGAAAAAACGTTGCAGAAAGGATTTCGTCTGACTTAGCAGAAAGAGGATTGGTTGTGGTAAGTGGGTTGGCGAGAGGAATCGATTCGATTGCTCATAAGGCTGCGATTGGCAAAGGAAAAACAATCGGTGTTTTAGGTTGTGGAATAGATATTGTGTATCCTAAAGAAAATAAATCTCTGATGGTTGAATTGGAGAAGAAGGGGGTAGTTATTTCAGAATTTCCATTGGGAACTCCCCCATTTAGCCAGAATTTTCCTGTGAGAAACAGAACTATAAGCGGAATTTCATATGGAGTTGTAGTGATTGAAGCCTCAATCAGAAGTGGTTCATTGATAACAGCAGGGTATGCTCTCGATCAGGGAAGAGAAGTTATGGCTGTTCCAGGGAATATAACCTCGGAATTAAGCAGAGGAACGAATTTTTTAATTAAAAGTGGAGCGAAATTGGTTGAAACCTGGGAAGATGTTGTAGAAGAGCTTCCCCATCGAATAAGAGAACAATTTTTAATAAAAAAAGAAAAAATTGAAATTGAATTAACTCAGGATGAAAGCAAAATATTTGAGATTCTAAAGTCTGATGAAGCAACTCCAATAGATGAAATTTCTGTTAAAACAGGAATCCCTGTTTTTATACTTCACTCACACCTTCTAAACCTTGAATTAAAAGGAGCCATAATTCAAAATCCTGGGAAAACCTTTCAGAAAAAACTTTTATAA
- the pgeF gene encoding peptidoglycan editing factor PgeF, whose protein sequence is MNWKFKIMYGQEFLVFFEIDKNLIQYGFSTKRIKPEEFFKKIKESNFRYFTLHQIHSDRIFRVSHNSLNNYYADGLISDESGIFLLIKTADCLPIFLLDKDEKYFGAIHSGWKGTYKQIAKKAVFKMEKEFGITPESLIAMIGPGIGECCYEIGEELAKKFLNKNASGVKFKNDKFYLNLRELNKNQMIEMGVKEENIYQLDLCTKCNKDLFYSYRREKGTKARMYSFIGIK, encoded by the coding sequence ATGAATTGGAAATTTAAAATAATGTACGGGCAGGAATTCCTGGTTTTTTTTGAAATAGATAAAAATTTAATTCAGTATGGTTTTTCAACAAAAAGAATAAAACCTGAGGAATTTTTTAAGAAAATCAAAGAATCAAATTTCAGATATTTTACTCTCCATCAGATTCATTCGGACAGGATATTCAGAGTTTCTCATAATTCTCTAAATAATTATTATGCAGATGGACTTATTTCAGATGAATCAGGAATATTTCTTTTAATAAAAACAGCTGATTGTCTTCCGATTTTTCTACTCGATAAAGATGAGAAATATTTCGGAGCTATTCACTCAGGATGGAAAGGAACTTACAAACAGATTGCAAAAAAAGCTGTCTTTAAGATGGAAAAAGAATTTGGGATAACACCTGAGAGTTTAATCGCAATGATAGGACCTGGAATTGGCGAATGCTGCTATGAAATAGGAGAGGAATTGGCAAAAAAATTTTTAAATAAAAATGCATCTGGAGTTAAATTTAAAAACGACAAATTTTATTTAAATCTTCGAGAATTGAACAAAAATCAAATGATTGAAATGGGTGTTAAGGAAGAAAATATATATCAATTAGACCTTTGCACTAAATGCAATAAAGATTTATTCTACTCTTACAGAAGAGAAAAGGGAACAAAAGCAAGAATGTATTCTTTTATCGGGATAAAATAA
- a CDS encoding IS256 family transposase: MKFDKGTVIFEEGPLTEAIRREVRIVIERIVNEELEVALGVGFYQRAEGRQGYRHGYESRQISTSLGKTTLSLPRGRLFAEAGSTIEWRGQILPRYQRRTKTVDDAILGLYLCGANTRRIMKALRPLLKGTPLSKSTISRLVGRLKEQFEAWQKRPLQDEIIAYFYLDGFGVTICAGGRVVRVPVLAAVGIKEDGEKVLLGLWLMGAESTNAWEGVLAELDGRGLVRPQLVIIDGNQGLRAAVEAIWPKIEVQRCVVHKLRNLLAHAPKHTQEAIKEDYHAIIYAGNREEALVAWSRFEKRWQKQCPGVVKSLLEAQTELLTFFNYPKEQWKSLRSTNIIERIYGEFRRRVKTQALLPSEEAVLVLLYGLFASGQIVMRRISGWREMSPVVKKVLDRVA, from the coding sequence ATGAAATTTGATAAAGGAACGGTTATCTTTGAGGAAGGTCCGCTTACCGAGGCTATTCGTCGGGAAGTACGTATTGTTATTGAGCGGATTGTAAATGAAGAGCTTGAGGTCGCTTTGGGGGTTGGTTTTTATCAGCGTGCCGAAGGCCGTCAGGGGTATCGTCATGGCTATGAATCCCGACAAATTTCTACTTCTTTGGGTAAAACTACTTTATCGCTTCCTCGGGGAAGGCTTTTTGCTGAAGCAGGGTCAACCATTGAGTGGCGTGGCCAAATTCTTCCTCGCTATCAGCGTCGGACCAAGACCGTTGATGATGCAATTTTAGGTCTCTATCTCTGTGGTGCCAATACCCGTCGTATTATGAAGGCGCTGCGACCTCTGTTAAAAGGCACGCCTTTATCAAAAAGCACAATCAGTCGGTTAGTCGGTCGGTTAAAAGAACAATTTGAAGCCTGGCAAAAGCGTCCATTACAGGATGAAATTATTGCCTATTTTTATCTGGATGGTTTTGGCGTGACGATTTGTGCTGGTGGTCGCGTTGTCAGAGTGCCGGTTTTAGCTGCGGTTGGCATAAAGGAAGATGGTGAAAAAGTTTTGTTGGGTTTATGGTTAATGGGTGCAGAATCAACTAACGCCTGGGAGGGTGTATTAGCGGAATTGGATGGTCGTGGGTTAGTTCGTCCTCAGTTAGTTATTATTGATGGGAATCAAGGATTGCGTGCGGCGGTGGAAGCTATTTGGCCAAAGATTGAAGTACAGCGCTGTGTGGTTCATAAACTTCGGAATCTGCTTGCCCATGCTCCAAAGCATACCCAGGAGGCGATTAAGGAAGATTATCACGCAATTATTTATGCGGGTAATCGAGAAGAGGCTTTAGTTGCTTGGAGCCGTTTTGAGAAACGTTGGCAGAAGCAATGTCCGGGCGTGGTCAAAAGTCTCTTAGAGGCGCAGACTGAGTTATTAACTTTCTTTAATTATCCTAAAGAACAATGGAAGAGTTTACGGAGCACGAATATTATTGAGCGGATTTATGGTGAATTCAGACGTCGGGTAAAGACTCAGGCTTTACTTCCCTCTGAAGAGGCGGTGTTAGTACTACTTTATGGTCTTTTTGCCAGCGGTCAGATTGTTATGCGGCGGATTTCGGGCTGGCGTGAGATGTCACCGGTTGTCAAAAAAGTACTTGACAGAGTGGCATAA
- a CDS encoding LTA synthase family protein, with protein sequence MGIIYLIALLVKFLIFSLEFQKRFPLGVLLEGIAIILLIIVFARFLFKRNLSILIFIVTINVILSILMIANLVYFRVYHNLISFNVFKMAFMAFEKETIGGAIKLLAKKDLFFAMDIFFFPIIYLFYKYLPVLKKIDFVFFIKKYSLVAILIIILISSGLIYFNWSKVHTGGLLIILDRGGTTTLPSFYFSEVVNHIAKYLKEYKMRKEAETVSYPSWIHESFNSNKKRWNDGKESFKLKKPNFIVVQLESIGNFVIGKNFNGREITPNINKIISEGIYFPYFFSHTGAGGTSDAEISSLCSIYPKDDMAIIFAYENNNWCSMLHELKRYGYTSVAMHANNKSFWNRGYVFPKLGFDKFYGKEDFSEKGWVVDDKVLLKKSLEFIFSLPEPYLAYIITITSHSSMTAEIIYDEVNDWISEKDDDYFHQYLRLVSFVDSALGEFIRELSDKKLFDNTVLIVYGDHNWRLLHTIKDEFDKKSIRWDLPSSFDVIIKDNVPLIIYSPKNFSHRVIEKICGHIDIAPTIMAMVDSSSSSLKFLGRNLFDLSDGGWFINRKGWTSYLLLENIACFWNENGGSIQCFDNKTGKATNAEINLERFKQIIQFSDSTLILNKMK encoded by the coding sequence ATGGGTATTATTTATCTTATTGCTTTACTTGTTAAATTTTTAATTTTTTCTCTCGAATTTCAAAAAAGATTTCCATTAGGAGTGCTTTTAGAGGGAATAGCGATAATATTACTGATTATTGTATTTGCTCGATTTTTATTTAAACGAAATCTCTCAATTCTTATATTTATAGTTACTATAAACGTTATTTTATCCATATTAATGATAGCGAATTTGGTTTATTTCCGGGTCTACCATAATCTAATATCTTTCAATGTTTTTAAAATGGCTTTTATGGCTTTTGAAAAAGAGACAATTGGCGGAGCAATCAAATTGCTCGCTAAAAAAGATCTATTTTTTGCGATGGATATTTTCTTTTTTCCGATTATTTATTTATTTTATAAATACTTGCCAGTATTAAAAAAGATTGACTTTGTATTTTTTATAAAAAAATATTCTCTTGTTGCAATTTTGATAATCATTCTGATTTCTTCGGGATTGATATATTTTAACTGGTCTAAAGTTCACACAGGAGGTTTATTGATAATCCTGGATAGAGGAGGAACAACAACTTTACCATCTTTCTATTTCAGTGAAGTGGTTAACCATATCGCTAAATATCTGAAGGAATATAAGATGAGAAAAGAAGCAGAAACAGTTTCTTATCCATCTTGGATTCATGAAAGTTTTAATTCTAATAAAAAGAGATGGAATGATGGCAAAGAATCGTTTAAATTAAAAAAGCCAAATTTTATCGTCGTTCAATTAGAATCGATAGGGAATTTTGTAATCGGAAAAAATTTCAACGGTCGTGAAATTACACCGAACATCAATAAAATCATTTCAGAAGGAATATATTTTCCATATTTTTTTTCTCATACAGGTGCAGGAGGCACCTCAGATGCAGAAATTTCCTCCTTATGTTCTATTTATCCAAAAGATGACATGGCGATAATTTTTGCATACGAAAACAATAATTGGTGCTCGATGCTCCATGAATTGAAAAGATATGGTTATACTTCAGTTGCAATGCATGCTAATAATAAAAGCTTCTGGAACCGGGGGTATGTTTTTCCAAAATTAGGGTTTGATAAATTTTATGGAAAAGAAGATTTCTCTGAAAAAGGATGGGTAGTGGATGATAAAGTTTTACTTAAAAAATCCCTTGAGTTTATTTTTTCTCTCCCCGAACCATATTTAGCCTATATAATAACCATTACTTCCCATTCATCCATGACCGCCGAGATAATATACGATGAGGTTAATGATTGGATTTCAGAGAAGGATGATGATTATTTTCATCAATATCTGAGACTCGTGAGTTTTGTTGACTCTGCTTTAGGAGAATTTATTCGGGAACTTTCAGACAAAAAATTATTTGATAACACAGTTCTTATCGTATACGGAGACCACAACTGGAGATTGCTCCATACAATAAAAGATGAATTTGATAAAAAATCTATAAGATGGGATTTGCCAAGCTCATTCGATGTTATAATAAAAGATAATGTCCCATTGATTATTTATTCTCCCAAGAATTTTTCCCATAGAGTGATAGAAAAGATATGTGGACATATAGATATAGCGCCAACAATAATGGCAATGGTGGATTCCTCTTCTTCTTCTTTAAAATTTTTGGGCAGGAATTTATTTGATTTATCTGATGGAGGATGGTTTATAAATAGAAAAGGTTGGACTTCATATTTACTTTTAGAAAATATAGCTTGTTTCTGGAATGAGAATGGCGGATCTATCCAATGCTTTGATAATAAAACAGGCAAAGCTACTAATGCAGAGATTAATTTAGAAAGATTCAAACAGATAATTCAATTTTCAGATAGTACGCTCATTTTAAATAAAATGAAGTAA
- a CDS encoding redoxin domain-containing protein, translating to MNKETIKVIFTFFLLIFLLLFGFNLLKDIKENYKIYYKIRNKLESKAGPTKKLNGESFIGDTFIDFTLEDLHGQIWRLNNSKALLKVIIIFNLDNCPSCLQEYILWKKIDRIFGDNEVFILGISNSPDISGLLTFIKNRGIKFPILIDPSDSIRQKMEFKHSPLRITLDSKNKIIDVSIPSSEYSKQKNYNEI from the coding sequence ATGAATAAAGAAACGATAAAAGTGATTTTTACTTTTTTTCTATTAATATTTCTACTTTTATTTGGTTTTAATCTTTTAAAAGATATAAAAGAAAATTACAAAATATATTATAAGATTCGAAATAAACTTGAATCAAAAGCAGGTCCAACAAAAAAACTAAATGGGGAATCTTTTATTGGAGATACTTTTATAGATTTTACCTTGGAGGATTTACACGGTCAAATTTGGAGATTAAATAATTCTAAAGCTTTATTAAAAGTTATTATTATTTTTAATTTAGATAATTGTCCTTCTTGTCTTCAAGAATACATTTTATGGAAAAAAATTGATAGAATATTTGGAGATAATGAAGTATTTATTTTGGGGATTTCCAATAGTCCAGATATAAGTGGTCTGCTTACTTTTATTAAGAATAGGGGGATTAAGTTTCCTATCTTAATCGACCCTTCTGATTCAATCAGACAAAAAATGGAATTTAAACACTCTCCCTTAAGGATAACTCTCGATAGTAAAAATAAAATAATAGATGTCAGCATCCCTAGTTCAGAATATTCAAAGCAGAAAAATTATAATGAAATATAA
- a CDS encoding ATP-dependent DNA helicase yields MTKHAREKINEEPLLEELNEEQLEAVTHGEGPLIIIAGAGTGKTKVITHRIAYLITSKKCRPDEILALTFTEKAANEMEERVDILVPYSYSYAHISTFNSFGESLLKEYSLELGFPANFKLMDEIEQAIFFRENLFNLPIKYFLPLGNPTKHIFDILEVIKRAKQEDITPEEYLGYAQKLRAESGEEDEVEEAEKQLEVAKIWIEYKKLLEKNGKIDFEDQIYLFVRLLEKRPSILAELQERWKYILVDEFQDTNYIQFKFLRMISEKNRNLTVVGDDDQAIYRFRGAAITNILNFLSFYPDAKKVILTRNYRSTQPILDTAYNLIKFNNPNRLEYKYEVLKRIIANKKNGKMVKFVQFDNFHTEAERVAEMIEEKIKEGVELHEIAILVRKNADAEPFLKALERRGIPFRFSGSRGLYSRDEVKVLISFLKSIANPEDNVSLFYLASSDIYQMNSEDIIKTSNYAKRKNIPLKQVFRKILNSEINIEISEEGMITIKKMLEDLDEFTKLAFKEKVDSILFSFVEKTQFLKKMSLNFHESLIKIKNIGKFFQKVRSFRESSENPSLFSFTDYLDLLIEMGDNPPTAEAELDEDAVNVLTVHKAKGLEFKVVFLGALVMDKFPGREIKEPIRIPDALIKEEIPTPVDKYEEERRLFYVGMTRAKDELYLTCARDYGGKREKKVSLFVLEALDMPKLPPELKKSTPEEEIYYSSPVSKSVVGEEKTSEILPLSFNQIDDYLTCPLKYKFIHVLKIPIPPHHTIVFGRAIHNAIHDYFRLKMIGKRISQDELLNFFKNYWVNDGFIDRRHEELRYEAGKSALRKFYEIEENSPYIPVYIEKTFSLKIDTVKLSGRYDRVDLRENGAVIIDFKSSEVKDEKTADKKAKENLQLSLYAYAFTKTYTHPLDETQLFFVESGIIGRAKKDEDDVEEALEKVKDVEEGIRNRIYNPKPDWLNCQYCPYQRYCPVY; encoded by the coding sequence ATGACCAAACATGCCCGCGAAAAAATAAATGAAGAGCCACTTCTTGAGGAATTAAACGAAGAACAATTAGAAGCGGTTACTCACGGAGAAGGGCCTCTTATAATAATTGCAGGAGCAGGAACTGGAAAGACAAAAGTAATAACTCATCGAATTGCTTATCTCATTACATCAAAAAAATGCAGACCCGATGAGATTCTTGCTTTAACTTTTACAGAAAAAGCTGCAAATGAAATGGAAGAGAGAGTGGACATCCTTGTTCCATATAGTTATTCTTATGCTCATATCAGCACATTTAACTCTTTTGGAGAGTCCTTGTTGAAAGAGTATTCTTTAGAGTTAGGATTCCCGGCCAATTTTAAACTTATGGATGAAATTGAGCAGGCAATTTTTTTCAGGGAGAATCTATTTAATCTTCCGATTAAATACTTCTTACCTCTTGGGAATCCAACAAAGCATATCTTTGACATCCTGGAAGTCATAAAGAGGGCAAAACAGGAAGATATTACACCTGAAGAGTATTTAGGGTATGCTCAGAAATTAAGGGCTGAAAGTGGGGAGGAAGATGAGGTTGAAGAGGCAGAGAAACAGTTAGAAGTTGCTAAAATATGGATTGAGTATAAAAAACTTCTCGAGAAAAATGGGAAAATTGATTTTGAAGATCAGATTTATTTATTTGTTAGATTGCTCGAAAAAAGACCTTCGATTTTAGCCGAACTTCAGGAAAGATGGAAATACATCCTGGTGGATGAATTTCAGGACACAAATTATATTCAATTTAAATTCCTCAGGATGATTTCAGAAAAAAATAGAAACCTTACAGTAGTAGGAGATGACGATCAGGCCATCTATCGATTCAGGGGGGCAGCAATAACAAATATTTTGAACTTTCTTTCCTTTTATCCAGATGCAAAAAAAGTCATTCTTACAAGAAATTATCGTTCTACTCAGCCAATTCTGGATACTGCATATAATCTTATAAAGTTTAATAACCCAAACAGATTGGAATATAAATATGAAGTTTTAAAGAGAATAATAGCAAATAAAAAAAATGGAAAAATGGTTAAATTTGTCCAATTTGACAATTTTCATACTGAAGCTGAGAGGGTGGCTGAAATGATAGAAGAGAAAATAAAAGAAGGAGTTGAACTTCATGAGATAGCGATTCTTGTAAGAAAAAATGCAGATGCCGAGCCCTTTCTTAAGGCTTTGGAAAGAAGAGGCATTCCGTTCAGGTTTAGTGGAAGCAGAGGACTTTATTCGAGGGATGAAGTTAAAGTTCTTATAAGTTTTTTAAAATCGATTGCAAATCCTGAAGACAACGTAAGTTTATTCTATCTTGCAAGCTCAGATATATATCAGATGAATTCTGAAGATATAATCAAAACCTCAAATTATGCAAAAAGGAAAAATATTCCATTAAAGCAGGTTTTTCGAAAGATTTTGAATTCTGAAATAAACATTGAAATCTCTGAGGAAGGAATGATTACAATTAAGAAAATGCTCGAAGATTTAGATGAATTTACAAAACTTGCATTCAAAGAAAAAGTTGATTCGATTCTTTTCTCTTTTGTTGAAAAAACTCAATTTTTGAAAAAGATGAGCCTGAATTTTCATGAAAGCCTGATTAAAATAAAAAATATCGGTAAATTTTTTCAGAAAGTGAGGTCTTTCAGGGAAAGTTCAGAGAATCCTTCTCTTTTTTCTTTTACTGATTATCTTGATTTGTTAATTGAAATGGGAGATAACCCCCCTACTGCTGAAGCAGAGCTTGATGAGGATGCAGTCAATGTTCTTACAGTGCATAAAGCTAAAGGGCTTGAATTTAAAGTTGTTTTTCTGGGGGCTCTTGTAATGGACAAATTTCCAGGAAGAGAAATAAAAGAGCCAATTCGAATACCAGATGCATTGATTAAAGAGGAAATCCCCACTCCTGTGGATAAATATGAAGAAGAGAGAAGGCTTTTTTATGTAGGAATGACAAGAGCTAAGGACGAACTCTATCTTACCTGTGCAAGAGATTACGGAGGAAAAAGAGAAAAGAAAGTCTCTTTATTTGTGTTAGAAGCGCTCGATATGCCTAAACTTCCTCCAGAATTGAAAAAATCTACCCCTGAAGAAGAGATATATTACAGTTCACCCGTTTCCAAATCTGTTGTGGGAGAAGAAAAGACCTCTGAAATACTTCCTTTGAGTTTTAACCAGATAGATGATTATTTGACATGTCCTCTTAAGTATAAGTTTATTCATGTTTTGAAGATCCCAATTCCTCCCCATCACACAATTGTTTTTGGGAGAGCGATTCATAATGCAATTCATGATTATTTCCGTTTAAAAATGATTGGAAAAAGAATTTCTCAGGATGAGCTTTTAAATTTCTTTAAAAATTATTGGGTGAATGATGGTTTTATTGATAGAAGACATGAGGAGTTGAGGTATGAAGCAGGCAAAAGCGCCCTCAGGAAATTTTATGAAATTGAAGAAAATTCTCCATACATTCCTGTCTATATTGAGAAAACGTTTTCTCTAAAGATTGATACTGTAAAGTTATCAGGAAGGTATGACAGGGTGGATTTGAGAGAAAATGGAGCGGTTATAATTGACTTTAAATCCTCAGAAGTTAAAGATGAAAAAACTGCTGATAAAAAGGCAAAAGAGAATCTTCAGCTTTCGCTCTATGCATATGCTTTTACAAAAACTTATACTCATCCATTAGATGAGACTCAGCTATTTTTCGTTGAATCGGGAATAATTGGAAGGGCAAAAAAAGATGAGGATGATGTAGAGGAAGCACTCGAGAAGGTAAAAGACGTTGAGGAAGGAATAAGAAACAGAATATATAACCCTAAGCCAGACTGGCTTAACTGTCAGTACTGCCCTTACCAGAGATACTGCCCAGTTTATTAA
- a CDS encoding NHL repeat-containing protein, whose amino-acid sequence MKYKILIFFLIMLFPLVLSKNKEIKKRDSDKLIISKVEAWKGKKSVEFKLLLKIGTDDFDKEEYIFGGITDIEVDQHGNIYVLDFKNYRIQKFAQDGKFLQSYGGIKGVGPGEFSEPRRFALDSQNNLYITDLSPPRIIILDSKGVFKKSITLRFYPGDIIVGKSGKLYITDVRSKSKYWVHRFNVFNGELEGSFCEKNNKDILIYTSYTGNLCSDKDGNIYYSFFYPYEIRKYSENGELLLSFSRKAPFFKPPFRDEMGIIRPESGTWDIISLPDGKIIHLIRDLNFKNKEFYSYLDFFDENGRWLLSIPSAEVDQDWKESVIANDYQGNIYLTFSEPFPHIRKYSMKFIEK is encoded by the coding sequence ATGAAATATAAAATATTAATATTTTTCCTTATCATGTTGTTTCCCTTAGTCTTATCAAAAAATAAAGAAATTAAAAAAAGAGATTCAGATAAGCTGATTATTTCCAAAGTCGAAGCTTGGAAAGGTAAAAAGTCTGTAGAGTTTAAATTACTACTAAAAATTGGCACAGACGATTTTGATAAAGAAGAATACATTTTTGGAGGAATTACAGATATTGAGGTAGATCAACATGGCAACATTTATGTTCTTGATTTCAAAAATTATAGAATACAGAAATTTGCGCAAGATGGAAAATTTTTACAGTCTTATGGAGGTATTAAAGGGGTTGGCCCAGGAGAATTTTCAGAACCAAGAAGGTTCGCTTTAGATTCACAAAATAATTTATATATTACAGATTTGAGTCCACCGAGAATTATAATATTAGATTCAAAAGGGGTATTTAAAAAATCTATAACCTTACGCTTTTATCCAGGAGATATTATAGTTGGTAAGAGTGGAAAATTATATATAACAGATGTAAGAAGTAAAAGTAAATATTGGGTGCATAGATTTAATGTTTTTAATGGAGAATTAGAAGGTAGCTTTTGCGAAAAAAATAATAAAGATATCTTAATTTATACTAGTTATACGGGAAATCTATGTTCAGATAAAGATGGAAACATTTACTATAGTTTTTTTTACCCTTATGAAATAAGAAAATATTCAGAGAACGGCGAATTGCTATTAAGTTTTTCTCGTAAGGCTCCCTTTTTTAAACCACCTTTCAGAGATGAAATGGGTATCATACGCCCTGAATCAGGAACTTGGGATATAATATCTCTTCCGGATGGAAAAATTATTCATTTAATTAGAGATCTTAATTTTAAAAATAAAGAATTCTATTCATATCTCGATTTTTTTGATGAAAATGGGAGATGGCTTCTTTCTATTCCATCAGCTGAAGTTGATCAAGATTGGAAAGAGTCAGTTATCGCAAATGATTACCAAGGAAATATTTATCTAACTTTTTCAGAGCCTTTTCCTCATATTAGAAAATATTCAATGAAATTTATTGAGAAATAA
- a CDS encoding septum formation initiator family protein, with translation MVFKNSEIKKKSIIISIIYIALIIIITIFFGNRGYYDLYQAKKEYRKLEEEIKTLSLKKENLEKELKLIKECPEYYEKIAREKLWMVKPDEKVIVIKK, from the coding sequence TTGGTTTTTAAAAATTCAGAGATAAAGAAAAAAAGCATTATAATTTCGATAATTTACATTGCTCTTATAATCATAATAACAATTTTTTTTGGAAACAGAGGTTACTATGATCTGTATCAGGCAAAAAAGGAATATAGGAAATTGGAGGAAGAGATTAAAACTCTTTCTTTAAAAAAAGAAAATCTTGAAAAAGAATTAAAGTTGATTAAAGAATGCCCTGAGTATTATGAAAAAATAGCCCGTGAAAAGCTATGGATGGTAAAACCCGACGAAAAGGTAATTGTTATAAAAAAATGA